The following are from one region of the Candidatus Hydrogenedentota bacterium genome:
- a CDS encoding HAD family hydrolase, which translates to MSSACLDEMRTLVFDLDDTLVVEEQSAEAAFRATCALAHKRAEVNPETLHKSIRQCCRELWHQSPARSYCIDVGISSWEGLWAEFHGDSESLRTLSEWKQTYRQQSWLGALQRCGVPRNDALATELAETFVRERRRRHVVYPDVLPTLQSLKQRYRLGLLTNGAPDLQKAKLENSGLAPMFDATLISGDIGIGKPNVRVFELILDQLGGRTATSVMIGNSLKSDVLPAMRMGMKGIWLNRERTVRDDSIAPHIEVNSLVELRALLET; encoded by the coding sequence ATGAGTTCAGCCTGCCTGGACGAAATGCGCACTCTCGTCTTCGACCTGGATGACACATTGGTTGTGGAGGAGCAATCTGCCGAAGCCGCATTCCGTGCGACGTGCGCTCTCGCACACAAACGCGCAGAGGTCAATCCTGAGACGTTGCACAAGAGCATCCGTCAATGCTGCCGAGAGTTGTGGCATCAATCGCCGGCTCGCAGTTATTGCATAGATGTGGGGATCAGCTCATGGGAAGGCTTGTGGGCAGAGTTTCACGGAGACAGCGAATCCTTGCGAACTCTGTCTGAATGGAAACAGACGTACCGCCAGCAGTCATGGCTCGGTGCTCTTCAACGTTGTGGAGTCCCTCGGAACGATGCGCTGGCCACAGAGTTGGCAGAAACGTTTGTGCGCGAGAGACGGCGCAGGCACGTTGTCTATCCAGACGTCCTGCCTACGCTGCAGTCTTTGAAGCAGAGGTACCGGCTAGGTCTGCTAACCAATGGAGCGCCTGACCTTCAGAAAGCCAAATTGGAGAACTCGGGGCTTGCCCCCATGTTTGATGCAACCTTGATTTCAGGTGATATTGGAATAGGCAAACCTAACGTACGTGTGTTCGAACTCATCCTGGATCAACTTGGCGGCAGAACAGCCACGTCAGTGATGATTGGAAACAGTCTGAAATCGGATGTATTACCTGCCATGCGAATGGGCATGAAAGGTATCTGGCTCAATAGAGA
- a CDS encoding fused MFS/spermidine synthase, with the protein MNNASTPQSNVRSRAGAVALSCIVFVSGGAVMVYEFIAVRILQRFYGSSLDVWAAEISVCLAGLAIGYSLGGFFADRYRSWTPLGAMLAMAGLSAVFMEALVKVAVDIVPQQEMVQWWEPLVGAGFSTFLPILALGTVMPQCIRLYVRDLEHVGSGAGRVAALSTVGSIVGVLLTVRVFLMWGVIESLYAISGLLVIMGVMIIGIGGVAKARARRVASLGILTLVTGLAHADVIYENYTAYHHILVKDNPDRRILYFDSDAQSAMSLKDPTAGGFEYTQFFHTVMLLDPSIENVLFVGLGGGTGPKSYLATYPNVKIDVAEIDPEVVKVAKKYFQVPDDPRLHIVTSDGRTYLQRSKKVYGAILMDAYGSGRNGAYIPPHLATQEFFKAAYDRLSNGGVLFYNVMGVPGGLNDDVVHGMLVTLESVFQMVYAFEAESSSNTVFVAQKIVATELDANGVRDGKAWPEGPWFAHPLDNTGFAQLVDNLRKAGRKVPADLEHRLSQVSSVLAKPRNGKLFTDNNATLDLAPGSR; encoded by the coding sequence ATGAATAACGCAAGCACTCCTCAATCCAACGTGCGCAGCCGTGCCGGCGCGGTCGCGCTTTCCTGTATCGTCTTCGTATCCGGCGGCGCCGTAATGGTCTACGAATTCATCGCGGTACGCATCCTGCAGCGTTTCTATGGAAGTTCTCTGGATGTTTGGGCAGCCGAAATATCCGTCTGTCTGGCAGGTCTCGCCATTGGCTATTCACTCGGCGGCTTCTTCGCAGACCGCTATCGCTCGTGGACGCCACTGGGTGCCATGCTTGCCATGGCCGGCCTCTCTGCCGTCTTCATGGAGGCATTGGTCAAGGTTGCCGTGGACATTGTTCCGCAGCAGGAGATGGTCCAATGGTGGGAACCCTTGGTGGGGGCTGGCTTCTCGACCTTTTTGCCCATTCTCGCCCTTGGAACCGTTATGCCACAATGCATTCGCCTCTATGTTCGCGACCTGGAACACGTGGGGTCGGGCGCGGGACGCGTCGCCGCGCTTTCCACTGTCGGAAGCATTGTGGGTGTCCTGCTAACCGTAAGGGTGTTTCTCATGTGGGGAGTGATTGAGTCGCTGTATGCAATTTCGGGTCTGCTGGTGATCATGGGAGTCATGATTATCGGGATAGGCGGCGTAGCCAAAGCTCGTGCGCGCCGTGTTGCATCGCTCGGAATCTTGACTCTCGTCACGGGCTTGGCACACGCCGACGTCATCTATGAGAACTACACGGCGTATCATCACATTCTCGTGAAAGACAACCCCGACCGGCGCATCTTATACTTCGACAGCGATGCGCAATCGGCGATGTCGCTCAAAGATCCAACCGCGGGAGGATTCGAATACACACAGTTCTTCCACACCGTGATGCTGCTCGATCCGAGTATTGAAAACGTGTTGTTTGTAGGACTGGGCGGTGGCACCGGCCCCAAGTCGTATCTTGCCACGTATCCAAACGTGAAGATCGATGTGGCGGAAATCGACCCGGAGGTCGTGAAAGTCGCAAAGAAATACTTCCAAGTACCGGACGACCCGCGGCTTCATATCGTAACGTCCGATGGCCGTACGTACCTGCAACGATCAAAGAAGGTTTACGGCGCCATCCTGATGGATGCGTACGGTTCTGGCCGTAATGGAGCCTATATCCCGCCGCACCTCGCGACCCAGGAGTTCTTCAAAGCGGCATACGACCGCCTATCCAACGGCGGCGTGCTCTTCTATAACGTGATGGGGGTGCCGGGCGGTCTCAACGATGACGTGGTCCATGGGATGCTGGTTACTCTTGAAAGTGTCTTCCAGATGGTGTACGCCTTCGAAGCGGAATCCAGTTCGAACACCGTCTTTGTGGCTCAGAAGATTGTGGCAACGGAACTGGACGCAAACGGTGTGCGCGACGGTAAGGCTTGGCCAGAAGGTCCGTGGTTTGCACACCCGCTCGACAACACGGGGTTTGCGCAACTGGTAGACAACTTGCGCAAAGCAGGGAGAAAGGTCCCTGCGGACCTCGAACACCGCCTGTCGCAGGTATCTTCCGTGCTCGCGAAACCCCGCAACGGAAAACTCTTCACCGACAACAACGCCACGCTGGACCTCGCCCCAGGCAGCCGGTAA
- a CDS encoding SPFH/Band 7/PHB domain protein yields the protein MEGLIVILIVVAFAVILFAAKGLKIIQQAETMVIERLGRYNRTLKSGVNIIWPFFDKPRSIEWKYVRIDIDGKPIVRCETIARLDLRETLYDFPKQNVITKDNVVIEINAMLYFQITDPVKAVYELANLPNAIEKLTQTTLRNVIGEMDLDETLSSRDTINSKLRAILDDATDKWGVKINRVELQDIIPPADVKGAMEKQMRAERDRRAAILDAEGAKQSKILEAEGIRQAEITKAEGAQQALVLEAQGAAEARIKVAQAEAEALQKVTAAIKDSGGDPAGYLVAMRYIETLREMVSGKDNKVVYLPYEATAILGSLGGIKNLLENTSNPKPE from the coding sequence ATGGAAGGGTTGATCGTAATTCTCATCGTCGTTGCATTCGCAGTGATTCTGTTCGCCGCAAAGGGCCTCAAGATCATTCAGCAAGCCGAAACCATGGTCATCGAACGCCTGGGGCGGTACAACCGGACCTTGAAATCCGGCGTGAACATCATCTGGCCGTTCTTCGACAAGCCCCGTTCCATCGAATGGAAATACGTGCGAATCGACATCGACGGGAAGCCCATAGTCCGGTGCGAGACCATTGCGCGGCTCGATCTCAGGGAAACCCTCTACGACTTCCCGAAGCAGAACGTCATCACCAAGGATAACGTGGTCATCGAAATCAACGCGATGCTGTATTTCCAGATTACAGACCCGGTGAAAGCGGTGTATGAACTGGCCAATCTTCCCAACGCCATCGAAAAACTGACGCAGACTACGCTGCGTAACGTCATCGGCGAGATGGATCTGGATGAGACGTTAAGCTCACGGGACACCATCAACAGCAAGCTCCGGGCTATCCTCGACGATGCCACTGACAAGTGGGGCGTAAAGATCAATCGCGTTGAACTTCAAGACATCATCCCTCCGGCGGACGTGAAAGGGGCCATGGAAAAGCAGATGCGCGCGGAGCGCGATCGGCGCGCAGCCATCCTTGATGCCGAAGGAGCGAAGCAGTCTAAGATCCTGGAAGCCGAGGGTATCAGGCAAGCGGAAATTACGAAAGCAGAAGGCGCTCAGCAGGCGCTGGTACTGGAGGCGCAGGGTGCAGCCGAAGCGCGCATCAAAGTGGCTCAGGCCGAGGCCGAAGCGCTACAAAAAGTGACGGCAGCCATCAAGGACAGCGGAGGCGATCCGGCTGGCTACCTCGTTGCGATGCGATATATCGAGACCTTGCGCGAGATGGTTTCCGGCAAAGACAACAAAGTCGTGTATCTGCCCTACGAAGCCACGGCCATTCTCGGTTCGTTGGGTGGAATCAAGAACCTCCTGGAGAACACCAGCAATCCAAAACCGGAGTAG
- a CDS encoding NfeD family protein — protein MHLAMWHLWIILGLVLLITEIFTTGFLVSLFGVACAVPAVLSVSGVGLAGQLLGFVVASAVLLFAVRPICVRLLHREGDASQTNVDGLVGREGVVVEAISSSAHTGRVKIGGEDWKAVSPFTDEVPLGARVCVRAITGCTVEVDRVR, from the coding sequence ATGCACTTGGCCATGTGGCATCTTTGGATTATCTTGGGACTGGTGTTGCTCATCACCGAGATATTTACCACCGGATTCCTTGTGTCTCTGTTCGGCGTGGCGTGTGCCGTTCCGGCGGTCCTTTCTGTTTCAGGAGTCGGGCTCGCGGGACAACTCCTGGGCTTTGTCGTGGCCTCGGCGGTGCTGCTCTTCGCGGTCCGCCCTATATGCGTGCGGCTACTGCACAGAGAAGGCGATGCGTCTCAGACAAATGTGGATGGGTTGGTGGGGCGTGAGGGCGTGGTTGTCGAAGCCATTTCGTCCTCAGCGCACACGGGTCGGGTAAAGATTGGCGGCGAAGATTGGAAGGCCGTCAGTCCGTTCACCGATGAGGTACCTCTGGGCGCGCGGGTCTGCGTGCGCGCGATTACCGGTTGCACCGTGGAAGTGGATCGAGTCCGTTAG
- a CDS encoding aspartate/tyrosine/aromatic aminotransferase — MLFNTLEMAPPDPILGLAEAFKKDTNPGKINLGIGVYKDAKGNTPVFQSVKRAEMRILTEESTKNYVNPNSGTAEYCAAVQSLLFGADNPIIKQKRAASAHTPGGTGGLRLAADVIAVMAPKATVWLSDPTWPNHPSIFQAAGLAVKNYPYYDAKNKSLDFDAMLAALKTVPEGDFVLLHGCCHNPTGLDPDAAQWKAITDVAKAQKWIPLIDFAYQGLADGIDEDCLGVRAMCAALPEALICSSFSKNFGLYNERVGAMTLVADTAEAAEKALSHVKRCIRTNYSNPPAHGSSIVTTILNDPDLRAEWEGEVKAMRERIHGMRVLFVDTLKAKGVKEDFSFLIRQKGMFSFSGLTKAHVDKLKEKYGIYIVGSGRINVAGMTPDNMDQLCTAIADVLANA, encoded by the coding sequence ATGCTGTTCAACACACTGGAAATGGCCCCCCCCGATCCCATTCTTGGACTTGCGGAAGCGTTCAAGAAGGACACCAATCCCGGAAAGATCAACTTGGGTATCGGCGTGTACAAAGACGCGAAGGGGAACACGCCCGTATTCCAGTCCGTGAAACGCGCTGAAATGCGGATTCTCACGGAAGAATCCACGAAGAATTACGTGAACCCGAACAGCGGCACCGCTGAGTACTGTGCGGCAGTGCAGAGTCTTCTTTTTGGGGCGGATAATCCGATTATTAAGCAGAAGCGTGCTGCCAGCGCCCACACGCCGGGTGGGACAGGCGGTTTGCGGCTGGCGGCAGACGTCATCGCGGTAATGGCTCCGAAAGCTACGGTCTGGCTCAGTGATCCCACGTGGCCCAACCACCCCAGTATCTTCCAGGCAGCGGGGCTGGCCGTGAAGAACTATCCCTACTACGACGCCAAGAACAAGTCCCTCGATTTTGATGCCATGCTTGCGGCGTTGAAGACCGTGCCCGAGGGCGACTTCGTCCTGCTTCACGGTTGTTGCCACAATCCCACGGGTCTCGATCCCGATGCTGCCCAGTGGAAGGCAATCACGGACGTGGCGAAGGCCCAGAAGTGGATTCCGCTCATTGATTTCGCCTATCAGGGTCTGGCCGACGGCATTGATGAGGACTGCTTAGGGGTGCGTGCAATGTGCGCAGCGCTTCCGGAAGCCCTCATCTGCTCGTCCTTTTCCAAGAACTTTGGACTTTACAACGAGCGAGTAGGTGCAATGACGCTGGTGGCAGACACTGCCGAAGCCGCCGAGAAGGCGCTTAGCCACGTGAAGCGCTGCATCCGCACCAACTACTCAAATCCGCCCGCCCACGGCTCAAGTATCGTCACAACGATTCTCAACGATCCCGATCTGCGCGCCGAATGGGAGGGAGAGGTAAAGGCCATGCGCGAACGTATTCATGGCATGCGCGTGCTTTTTGTCGATACCCTGAAGGCCAAAGGCGTCAAAGAGGACTTCTCATTCCTGATTCGGCAGAAGGGCATGTTCTCATTCTCCGGGCTTACCAAGGCGCACGTCGACAAGCTCAAGGAGAAATATGGCATTTACATCGTCGGGTCGGGCCGCATCAATGTCGCGGGAATGACTCCTGACAACATGGATCAACTCTGCACGGCCATCGCGGATGTGTTGGCAAACGCGTAA
- a CDS encoding R2-like ligand-binding oxidase encodes MSHTSFTTTTLGLRRDIPPMTLYEKAKRLGIWNPSDIDFSQDKADWLKLSRDEQSLILHLTSMFQAGEEAVTLDLLPLISVIAKEGRLEEEIFLTTFLFEEAKHTDFFRRFITEVVGHDTDLGRFHGPCYHHLFYDVLPATMHALSCDPSPRALAKASATYNMVIEGMLAETGYHAYFTVLDKHNILPGQRKGISLLKQDEARHIAYGIFLLSRLMAEDETLWEVVEATMNELVEPALGMIYESLGSYDPIPFGLEINHFTDYAMSQFQKRLERVQRARSMSIEEIYSVTHHAIEENDA; translated from the coding sequence ATGTCGCATACTTCATTCACAACTACGACCCTCGGACTTCGCAGAGACATTCCTCCAATGACCCTCTATGAGAAGGCTAAGAGACTCGGTATTTGGAATCCCAGCGACATTGATTTCAGCCAGGACAAAGCCGACTGGCTCAAATTGTCGCGTGACGAGCAGTCATTGATTCTGCATCTGACCTCGATGTTTCAGGCAGGAGAAGAGGCGGTAACACTCGACTTATTGCCACTCATCTCGGTTATTGCCAAGGAAGGCCGGCTCGAAGAGGAAATATTCTTGACGACATTTCTATTTGAAGAGGCCAAGCACACGGACTTTTTCCGGCGGTTCATTACGGAAGTCGTGGGACATGACACGGATTTGGGACGATTTCACGGTCCCTGCTATCACCATCTCTTCTATGATGTGTTGCCTGCCACCATGCATGCGTTGTCGTGCGATCCTTCGCCGCGCGCACTGGCCAAGGCATCGGCAACCTACAACATGGTGATTGAAGGTATGCTGGCCGAAACTGGGTATCATGCCTACTTCACCGTCCTCGACAAGCACAACATCCTTCCGGGACAACGCAAGGGCATTTCCTTGCTCAAGCAGGATGAAGCGCGGCACATCGCTTACGGTATCTTTCTTTTATCGAGACTCATGGCCGAGGACGAGACGCTATGGGAGGTCGTGGAAGCGACCATGAACGAACTGGTTGAACCCGCCTTGGGGATGATCTACGAGTCGCTCGGCTCGTACGACCCTATTCCATTCGGTCTAGAGATAAATCACTTTACCGACTACGCCATGAGCCAGTTCCAGAAGCGTCTTGAACGCGTCCAGCGTGCAAGGTCGATGTCCATAGAGGAAATCTACAGCGTTACGCATCACGCCATTGAGGAGAACGACGCGTAG
- a CDS encoding shikimate dehydrogenase, protein MRLIDAETRLCAVIGNPVAHSLSPHMHNAAFEAAGLNYVYLAFRVEDVGGCVEGMRALPSFRGMSVTIPHKIAVMHHLDEVEPMAQHVGSVNTITNDNGRLVGSTTDGPGTLRAFLDASVDLNGKKVLFVGSGGAVRAVAFAIAELTHADHVTILGRTPERVSRLVSDLRDASGKSIAAGGLDTDLAEAMRTHDVVIQGTPIGMHPHEDASPIPREWLRDCQVVFDMVYRPHKTLLLRDAEAVGCKIIVGIEMLINQAVLQFERWTGVDAPYSAMRDAALRALSPAGS, encoded by the coding sequence ATGCGATTGATTGATGCGGAGACACGGCTGTGCGCGGTTATTGGCAATCCGGTGGCGCATTCCTTGTCCCCACACATGCACAATGCGGCCTTTGAGGCGGCGGGGCTCAATTACGTCTACTTGGCATTTCGCGTTGAAGACGTCGGCGGGTGCGTTGAAGGTATGCGTGCGCTTCCAAGCTTTCGCGGAATGAGCGTGACGATTCCACACAAAATTGCGGTCATGCACCACCTCGACGAAGTGGAACCCATGGCGCAACATGTGGGCAGCGTGAACACGATCACCAACGACAACGGACGTTTGGTTGGGTCCACAACAGATGGTCCGGGGACGCTGCGGGCGTTTCTCGACGCCAGCGTAGACCTAAATGGAAAGAAAGTGCTGTTTGTTGGGTCGGGAGGGGCCGTGCGTGCCGTGGCGTTCGCGATTGCCGAGCTTACGCACGCAGACCACGTCACTATACTCGGCCGGACGCCCGAGCGTGTATCGCGCCTGGTTTCTGACCTTCGGGACGCATCGGGAAAGAGCATTGCCGCTGGCGGCCTGGATACCGACCTCGCCGAAGCGATGCGTACGCATGACGTTGTCATTCAAGGCACGCCCATCGGCATGCACCCCCACGAAGACGCCTCCCCCATCCCCCGGGAATGGCTTCGGGACTGCCAAGTGGTCTTCGACATGGTATATCGCCCGCACAAGACCTTGCTGCTGCGAGATGCCGAAGCTGTGGGGTGCAAGATCATCGTCGGGATAGAAATGCTCATCAACCAGGCTGTATTGCAGTTCGAGCGCTGGACAGGCGTGGACGCCCCCTACTCCGCCATGCGTGACGCGGCCCTGCGAGCACTTAGTCCAGCCGGGTCATGA
- a CDS encoding histidine triad nucleotide-binding protein has protein sequence MEIDCLFCKIAAKAIPSTEVYSDNEFYAFRDINPGAPTHILIVPRKHIEKVTDVQPEDAVLLGKLVLKANEIAEKEGLTKDGFRYVINCGRRGGQTIWHVHLHILGGRDLAWPPG, from the coding sequence ATGGAAATCGATTGCCTATTCTGCAAGATCGCGGCTAAGGCTATCCCTTCGACGGAAGTCTACTCGGACAATGAGTTTTACGCATTCCGGGACATCAATCCAGGTGCACCAACGCACATCCTGATCGTTCCGAGAAAGCACATTGAGAAAGTGACGGATGTGCAGCCCGAAGACGCCGTCCTTCTAGGAAAACTGGTACTCAAAGCAAATGAGATTGCCGAGAAAGAAGGGCTGACGAAAGACGGATTCCGGTATGTCATCAATTGCGGTAGGCGCGGCGGTCAGACCATTTGGCACGTGCACCTGCACATTCTTGGTGGACGCGACCTGGCATGGCCCCCGGGGTGA
- a CDS encoding 16S rRNA (uracil(1498)-N(3))-methyltransferase, with translation MHVVRARVSDEVALFDGKGHEWLGIVASLGRHEVHIDIRDYREVQPPATRVTLLQATLNNQKAMEELIRRCTEVGVTRFVFFPARHSERRPMRADKWERIAIEACKQCGRLWLPAFQESNDLEAALSVTRGLLYVATQQGDATPLILPQGVKEVTLLVGPEGDFADNEIHAILSKGALPMSLGEATYRSEVAAFLAAALVLYELGGLGPRSAASKSASNCTPPQP, from the coding sequence TTGCATGTTGTACGAGCGCGTGTGAGTGACGAAGTAGCCTTGTTCGACGGCAAGGGGCACGAATGGCTTGGTATCGTCGCCTCGTTGGGGCGTCATGAAGTGCACATCGACATCCGGGATTATCGCGAGGTGCAGCCGCCTGCAACGCGAGTAACGCTGCTGCAGGCCACGCTTAACAACCAGAAAGCCATGGAAGAACTCATCCGGCGCTGCACGGAAGTGGGTGTCACACGATTCGTCTTCTTCCCCGCGCGACATTCGGAACGGCGTCCCATGCGGGCAGACAAGTGGGAACGCATCGCGATTGAGGCCTGCAAACAATGCGGCCGCCTTTGGCTGCCTGCATTTCAAGAGTCCAACGACTTGGAGGCCGCACTCTCTGTTACTCGCGGTTTGCTCTATGTCGCGACACAACAAGGCGATGCGACTCCCCTAATCCTCCCGCAGGGAGTCAAAGAGGTCACGTTACTTGTCGGACCGGAAGGCGATTTCGCCGACAACGAAATCCATGCCATCCTGTCCAAAGGCGCGTTGCCTATGTCGCTGGGGGAGGCCACCTATCGTTCGGAAGTGGCCGCTTTCCTTGCGGCCGCTCTGGTGCTCTATGAGCTCGGCGGTCTTGGGCCGCGTAGCGCCGCATCCAAATCTGCGTCCAATTGCACGCCGCCGCAGCCGTAA
- a CDS encoding GNAT family N-acetyltransferase gives MSDYTISTASREEVDIAVAFAAGEGWNPGKHDADCFHAADLEGFLVGRLGGEVIASVSAVRYGKDFGFLGFYVVKAEFRGRGYGLPLFEAAVRQLESVKSAGLDGVVAQQQNYMKSGFVLAYRNIRFQGVGGGEMPSGVTPIADIAFGVVERYDSVCFGTYRTAFLRAWLSQPEGMGYGILGSDGELIGYGVLRPCQTGYKIGPLFADSADAADCLYRALASKVPGAAVYLDVPEANAEAAALAKRHGLAQCFETARMYKGETPNVPVGRVFGVTTFELG, from the coding sequence GTGAGCGACTACACCATTTCGACCGCGTCGCGCGAAGAAGTCGATATCGCGGTGGCCTTTGCAGCAGGCGAAGGGTGGAACCCGGGTAAGCACGATGCGGACTGTTTCCACGCGGCGGATCTCGAAGGGTTTCTCGTGGGACGCCTCGGAGGAGAGGTCATTGCTTCCGTCTCTGCCGTGAGGTACGGAAAGGATTTCGGGTTCCTGGGCTTCTATGTCGTGAAAGCGGAGTTCAGGGGGAGAGGATATGGACTGCCCCTTTTTGAGGCGGCTGTTCGACAATTGGAGAGTGTGAAGTCGGCCGGGCTGGACGGTGTTGTGGCGCAACAGCAGAACTACATGAAGTCAGGTTTTGTCTTGGCATATCGAAATATTCGTTTTCAAGGCGTCGGTGGGGGAGAAATGCCATCGGGGGTGACTCCTATTGCCGATATCGCCTTCGGGGTTGTGGAGCGATATGACTCGGTATGCTTTGGAACCTATCGCACAGCTTTTCTGAGGGCATGGCTGTCTCAACCGGAAGGTATGGGTTACGGAATCCTCGGTTCGGACGGCGAGCTCATCGGATATGGCGTGCTCAGGCCGTGTCAGACGGGATACAAGATTGGACCGCTATTTGCGGACAGTGCCGACGCCGCAGACTGCCTGTATCGCGCACTGGCTTCCAAGGTGCCTGGAGCCGCTGTGTATCTGGACGTGCCGGAAGCGAATGCCGAAGCTGCCGCGCTTGCGAAGCGCCACGGGCTAGCCCAATGCTTCGAGACTGCAAGGATGTATAAAGGAGAAACGCCCAACGTTCCCGTTGGGCGTGTGTTCGGCGTCACTACATTTGAGTTGGGGTGA
- a CDS encoding DUF3299 domain-containing protein, which translates to MRRRVIRDLGTLLGIVVVLAGVVGINIYMRLGTLQEKFDRIRRAEEAKQIQQGRNLLDWELLRLTKGKLGKDTKFPEDLKPKNGTTVNLIGFMTPIDQFRDAEYFMLLPLPIQCYFCEAPPMRDVMLVRMAEGHKVNLVEEPVLITGELVLNEGSADVFPEKFYYKLTNATFNTKDKNLTPKNIRKQDRQEGAKQGGQLLQGGEHIPNSVPEEELLKGIDAPSASEAPKQSPS; encoded by the coding sequence TTGAGACGCCGAGTTATTCGAGATTTGGGGACCCTTCTTGGGATCGTAGTCGTCCTCGCCGGTGTGGTGGGCATCAACATTTACATGCGCCTGGGAACTCTGCAAGAGAAGTTCGACCGGATTCGCCGCGCGGAAGAAGCCAAGCAGATTCAGCAAGGGAGAAATCTCCTCGACTGGGAGTTGCTTCGGCTCACAAAGGGAAAATTGGGCAAGGACACCAAGTTTCCTGAGGATTTGAAGCCCAAGAACGGCACAACAGTCAACCTGATCGGCTTTATGACTCCGATTGACCAGTTCCGCGACGCCGAATACTTCATGCTGCTTCCGCTGCCGATTCAGTGCTATTTCTGCGAAGCGCCTCCGATGCGCGACGTCATGCTCGTCCGAATGGCGGAAGGCCATAAGGTCAATCTAGTGGAGGAGCCCGTTCTCATCACCGGAGAGCTGGTTCTCAATGAAGGGTCGGCGGACGTCTTTCCGGAAAAGTTCTACTACAAGCTGACCAATGCTACGTTCAACACAAAAGACAAGAACCTGACTCCGAAAAACATCAGGAAACAAGATCGTCAAGAAGGCGCAAAGCAGGGCGGCCAATTGTTGCAGGGCGGCGAACACATCCCCAACTCAGTACCCGAGGAAGAACTTCTGAAGGGTATTGACGCTCCTTCAGCGTCGGAAGCGCCTAAGCAGTCACCCAGCTAG